Part of the Triticum urartu cultivar G1812 chromosome 2, Tu2.1, whole genome shotgun sequence genome, GGGTGGTGGCGTTGTGGCAGCGGGTGGCGCTGCAGTAGCAGGACGCTCGTGAGAGCGTAGGGAGTGGGGATGCCGCGGCACGAGTGGCACGACCGCGTGATCGAGGAGAGGATCGGTGTCAACGGGTGGTGTAGGGGTAGGTGTTTGAAATGGGAACGTGTGTTCATCAAACACGACATGGCGTGATATGACGACGCGCCCAGTCGTCCTGTTAAGGCACCGATAGCCCTTGTGGTCAGGTGAGTACCCAAGGAGGACGCAAGGTGCGGAGCGGGGCGCGAGCTTGTGTGGCGTGGTGGGCGTCATGTTGGGGTAGCATAGACACCCAAACACGCGGAATGAGGTGTATTCTGGGTGTGCACCTTTGAGTAGGAAGAATGGAGTTTGGGCATGTCAGGGGTGGCATGGTCGACGGTTGAGCAGGAACGTGGCAGTCTGAAGTGCCTCCGCCCAGTACTCGTATGGCATGTGTGCGTGCACGAGGAGCGAGAGAGCAATGCCATTGAGTGTGTGCAGAGCACGCTCGGCCCGCCCATTCTGTGGCGAGGAGTACGGGCATGACATACGTAGGACAACGCCAAGGGAGGAGAAGAGCGTGCGAGTGGCCTATTTATCAAATTCTCTACCATTATCTGTTTGTAGTGTGAGAACAGGGAGATTGAAGTGATTACGCACAAAAGTGAAGAAATGGCGCAGTGTAGGAAAGACGTCTGATTTATGCTTGAGCGGGAAGGTCCAAGCAAAATGGCTGTAATCATCGAGTAATAGGATACAATATTGACAACCAGATATGCTTGTAACGGGTGAGGTCCATACATCACAATGAACTAACTGGAAGGGGAAATACGACACATGATCGGATGAACTGAAAGGTAACCTAGTACTTTTTCCTAGTTGACAGGCATGACAGACATGGCCGCCGCCGCCCATGGTCGATGGAGGAACGACCAAGGGTGTGATCAAGAGCATCAGCGCCAAGATGCCCGAAGCGCTGGTGCCACAAGTCACGCGAGACGGCGGTGAGTGCATGATGAGCCTGGACTGGTGCATGGGGCATCGGGTAGAGCTCGTCATCGTCAGAGTTACACCGGAGGATCACATTCCTCGTGTTTCGATCCTTAAGAGAGAAACCAACATCGTCAAACTCAACATTAACGGGGTTTTCTCGAGCTAGCTTTTTGACAGAGAATAGGTTTTTGATGAGGTGGGGTGAGACAAGAACATCGTTGAGGGAGAGAGGGGAGGTGCGTGTGGGGATGTTGAGATGCCTGGAGTGCGTGACTGCAAAGGAATCCCCATTGCCGACTACAATGCAAGCAGAATGGCAAGGCTGTGAGGAGGATAGCATACCAGAGGAGGAGGCCATGTGCGACGTGGCTCCCGTGTCGAGGTACCACTCCGCACCGGGCGGCGTGATTGGCTGTTGCTGCTGCATCGTCAGGTTGTTGAGGGCTTGGACGAGGGAGGCTTGATCCCAGCTGGGTGTGGAAGAGGCAGCAGAGCCCGCAGCCGGGGCCTCGTACAGCGGATGCGGCGGCACGGCGGGCTGCCAGACAGTCGGCGCCCCCATAGTTGGTGATGTTGTTGGGCGCCGCGGACTGATGGTAGGCCATGCCGGCGAACGGGGCAGCACCGCCAGGGCGTGGCCCAAGAATGGCGGTGCCCGAAGCATGCAGACACCAGGGCATGGGCCAGGCGTGCACCATGCCAGTCCACGGCGCCGGGGCTGGAGCAGCGGGGCGAGGGGGCGCGCCGCCCCTACCGGAGTTGGAGGACTGCCCCCCGCCGTAGTTGGAGCTCTTTCCCTTGCCCTTGTAGCGGCGGCCGCCGCCGCGGGTGGTGCCACCACCAGTGTTCCTGCCGCCGTGGTTGGTGTTGGGGGCGCGGGCGGCGTGGAGAGCGGTGTCCGTGGTGGTGGAGTCGGCAGCCTGGCGGCTTTCCTCCAGGAGCAGAAAGGCGCGGCAGCGGAGGAAATTGGGGAAGGGGGTTTGCATGGTGAGGATAGGTATGGCGTACCGAAAACGCGGGTGCAGCCCGCGGATCATGTTCAGTACCTGATCACGATCGTCGACGGGGCCGTCGAGATCGGCGTGGCGGTCGGCGCACTCCTTGAGTTTGGCGAAGAAGGAGATGATGGACATGTTTCCCTGCTCGAGACGGCGAAATTCAGTGGCGAGGAGGACCACCTGGTGCTCGCTGTTCTCGAGGAAGAGGGTGCAGATCGCGGCCCACACCTCGTCCGCAGTCACACCACGCTGATGGATGAGCGCGAAGATGTCGGCGCCGACGCGGTTGTAGAGCCAGGACACCATGTGAGCGTCGTCCTGCATCCAGCCCGTATCGGCACGGCGCGGTGCGCCGGTGATGTGGTCGGTGACGCCGCTCTTCTGGAACATCACCTCGAACAGGGTACGCCAGTGGGAAAAGTTGGGAGGGTTGAGAGAGAGAGCACGATCGGTACGTGTTGGTTGATGAACACGCCGGAGAGGGGAGATGGGTTGGGCGGTGCAGTGGAGGAGGTGGCGCTAGGGTCGAACAGAGCACCACCGCGGGTGAGGAGGGATGGGGTGAGGAGCGTGGGGCGGCGAGGGGGCGCATCCACCGAGACTGAAGCCGGGAGGGGGGgggaggtggtggaggaggtgGTGGAGATGGAGCGGCCATGGTGGGGTGCGGTGGAGCAGTTGGAAAGAGAGTGCAGCGGAAGAGGTCTAACGACGCAGGAGAAGACCGGCGTCTGATACCATGTGAACAGGAGAGACCGAGGAAGCAATGCACCTTGGGTGTTGCTGTATTCTTCTTGAGATATATATGGTGTTACAGTACAACAGAGAGAGCGCATGGCGCAGTGGGGCGACGTGCTGCAGATCGTGGTGATCGTGCATGTCGTGGGAGAGCTATACAACTAGTGTCAGTTAACAATCTTGGCAGTTCCTCATTAGTCATTGCTGGTGTTTTTGCAATCTAGTAGCATTGAAGGGCAATGGGGTGCGAGAAGCTCTATCACTAGCAACAAATCTTCACCTACATAACTTGGTTATTGCATGCGATTCAAAACAAGTTGTGGGAGACATCAAACAAGGCAGCCACGGCAGCATTGGAGCACTCATAAGCGAGATCAAAAATCAGAGCAACTTCTTTTAATTGTATTTTTACTTTTGAGGGCCGTCCAATCAATGTTGAGGCGCATAGCTTAGCTAGATTTTCTCTTACTTTAGCTCGGGTTGTCATATTTGGAACCAACCACATGACACAGCTTAgctagttgtggtttttgatcaACAAAGTTGGCTTTACCCCTTCAAAAAATGCAGCACTTTCTCAAACAAATGTTTGCGTTGATAAAGCAAAATCTGGGAAGcagatttttttttctttgagGGGAATCTGGGAAGGAGATTTTTTTTAGGGGGGATCTGGGAAGTAGATGGACGAGGAATCTGGGACGGTCATGGACTGATGACTTACCTTCACCGATCCCAATAAATTAAGGAAGGGAGGCCACACGCGTCCGCTCATCtttctcgccgccgccgccgccacgcacGAGACCCCGGCGATGGCGGAGAACAGCACGCACCTGCTCGACGCCCTCTGCCGCCACCGCGAGCTCCTGAGGAGGGAGACGGAGTCCCTGAGGAAGGAGGTCACATCCCGGGGCCTATCCACGTTCGCCGGAAAGAAGGCCTACGTGAGCTCCAACTCGACGTCAACGATCCACGCGCCGCCGCAGCTGGTCGACCCCACCACAACCACCTTGCACCGGGTGAGTCTGCCCTACCTCGTCCGCAACAGCGACGAGGCCCTCGGCCTCCTCCTAACCGAGTCGGACGACATGCGCCGCCGGATCGAGTCTCTGGCGTCGATTCTGAGGGAGCTCGGCGCTGACAGCACCGCTACCACCGGCGTCTCTCCAGAGAAGATCAAGATGCTGTACCTCATGTCCCGCGCATCCCTGAGAATCTCCCAATATATGGCCAGGTCTGGATCATCCGCCATTGCCAAGGAGGAGGATGATGGAGCTTCTTCTTATGACCAGCACCGATACCGTGCCGGCTGGGAGTCCACGTGGGGCAGCAGCATGGGAGGCTGTGGTTCCTTCTATGACATAAGTAGGACTCTGCTCTTCTTCTCGTTCTATCATACGTGCAAAAACTTTTACCACCTGCCTTGCTTTGCTAGTAATTCTCAGATGTTACACACTACTTGGCTTAATTAATTTGGTGTGCATTTGTTTGATTTGATTTTGGCAGCCACGTTGAGCCCTATGCTATTCACGCCCTCCACGCCTGGTTTTTCCAACTACTCTGCTACCGCCAGCCACGCCTTGCAGATATACTCCTTGGAAATTGTTGACCTCAACGTCAAATTGAGCTGGCCGCTCCACGTGTACGGCGTGGTCGCTGCAAGGGACGCCGTTGACCACAACCGCAACATTCTCTTCTACCGCTCGAGGCATAACTACCAACTAGTCACTAAAGAGGTATTGTGTGCTATGAATACTAAGCTCTCTCTTAATTCTCCTTAATTTTCCTGATCCAATTAGTTATAGTAATGTTAATGATGGCGATGATGCTTCCAGGATCCTTACTTGCGCTTGACTGGCCCGTCTCGCGCAATCGTGGCTGTAGACCGTGTTACATTTGAAGTTGAGCTGAAAATAAAGTACCGTGGAGCGGATCAGCGCCAAGAAAAAGCATCGCTCACTTGCAGCTACAGTTACGGGTCTGCGAGGGATACCACCCCTCTATTCAGCGGATATTGTTGTGCAGCACGGTTAACCCTTGAACAGCTTCGTAGAGCAATCCAGGCAACTGTCGTGGGTGTCCGAGTTGTTGAAGGGGGGTGGCCTTTCAAATATGGATGCCGAGTTTCTTGCTCCTTCtctgctgatgcagaggatcccTCGCCTTGGGAGGTTGTGTTGCTTAATTGTCGTTATGATGAAATCCCCATGGGATCAGACGGGTACTTTCGTCTGTCAAGGAATGTTGTGTCAGTCGAATTACAATCAACAGTGAAAGTTATCATACAAGCACACTCGAGATGTGGTCACAAAGTTCCAAAGGGTCATGTCGAGTTCCCCGTCCAACATAGCCAAACAAGCAAGGGTTCATGTTTAGTAGGCAACTCTAGGGTCGAGGTTGTTGTTGCTTGGTCCCTCATTGTCACGAACAAGATAGATCTCATGTTGTAGGGATAAGTTTCCCCAATGTAGAGGGCTACGTTGCCGAGGCATGATATATGTTTTGTTATGTCGGTTTATTAGATTGTGGGAGGATTTTTGTATGGGCCAACTATTATGTCAATATGTCCAACTGTTTACTAACTACTCTCTCCGTttctaaatacaagtctttgtagagatttcactatggatcacatacggatgtatgtagatgcattttagagtgtagattcagtcattttgctccgtatgtagtccatagtggaatgtctacaaagacttatatttaggaacagagggagtataactTATAAGTTATGTTATGTGAAATATTTTTGTTTCAATTAATGTGTAGTTGCGTTATTCTAAATTAATGTCTAAAAATATCCACCCTTTGTTTATTTTTTTGTCATAATCATGCATTTTtagtatatataaaaaataatgttGTCAGTGCCCCTTAGCAAAACAAGCATACGGTCGCAGTTCTTTTGACTTGTTGATATGAAATAAGTTGCTGAAGACACATGAAATTCTTACCTAAATATAAGAAATTACATTCTATGTCAGTTTTTAATCACAAAGAGGTACTAGGTTAGTTGGTCGTGCTAGGTTAGCCTTGGTATATGGTGTCCTGAGTTTGATTCCCCTTTCCAACAATTCTTCTTTACCTTATTCAAGCCGTCTCAATCGATCAAACATGCAAGCCCAAGAAGCCCAGTCGCACGTCGATTGGGCCATAACTTCCACCACTTGTCTAGTTCATACAAACGATTAGAGGAAGCCCGCTCAATTGGATCGGACGGTGAATAAAAATAGTGTGGAAATTTATGTGTGGACCAAAATTACAATCACTATGTGGATGGAGCAAAAACCGGAGAAACACGCCGTCCTTTATTATTATTAGGTATAGATTAGCCCGTGTATGTAGAAGTTAAAGCTTGTTATGCTACGTGTTTTGTGACAAGCCAGCACAATTCATCCATCCTCCTCTAATATCTACCGTCTATGACGCTATCACCATTGTGATGTTTCAACGAGGTGGGGGCATGAAAATGAGTAGGAAAGCAAACAACGAACTCCTTCCAACAACGTTAGTGTTTCGACAAAGATGGGTTGTGCACTTGCAGGCTGTTCAGGGAAAGTTGCCAGCAACCTTCTTGATATTTATTTTTTGCTCTATGATGTTTTACAACTAAGGTTTTATAGGTTCCATGATCTTTGCAATATGCCACTACATTAGTTGCTCTTTCCAACATTTCATTAATGTTCTGCTGAAATGGCGGGGGTACGTAGGGGAACCAGTAAGGCCCAGCATCTGCAATAGCagaccaaaattttggctactcAAATCCATTTTAGATAGAGGAGAGAGAAGATTTGGGTATTGAAATTTTGTTCCTGCTTTTACAGAAGACCCAAAACTAGATACATATTTTGATTTTGTTACAATAAACTACAATTTTTGTAGTACCCAGAATAACCCTCACacacaaaaaaagaaaaacaatcaGGTTCCTGGAAAAAAAATCCAAAGCATGGTGACCTCATCAGGCTGATGGAGGGCAGCGATGACGGGAGAAAGGCGTCACAATGAGGGGGGGGGGAGATGGGATGCAGGCAGGAGGACAAGTGGGTAGGGTCGATGGCAAGGTCAACGGCGACACTGTGGCCAAGCCCCACAAGCTCGTTGGCCTAAGCGGTCAGTACCGACCTCATGCGTGTCATGCGCCTCTAAATCAGCTGCAACGGGGAGCGGCATGGAGGTAGAGCAGCTCCTGGATGCAACGGGACGGCAGGGCGGCGAACCAGCTCCTGGACGCGAAGGTGCGACGCTGAGGTAGAGCAGCTCCTAGTCATTGTTTCTACATGCTCCTGTGTTTAAATAAGTTTACTTTGCTGAGACGAAGGCCCAGAGGAGACAACGAGCTTTGTTCACGGTATGCCATCGATGGATGCAGCAGGAAGAAGACTTCGACACTCAAAGGATTTGATGTATTTCTAATTTTTGTAAGGCTATTTTTAAAGTTTATGCTGTTTTTAAAGGTTTATGCTATTTAATATACAACCTTTAATCTTTTATTAAAAAACATTAGACAACAAAAAAATGTTCatactccctctgatccatattaattgtcgtTGACTTTGTATAGAAATCCAACGACAATTAATATGAAtcagagggagtagtaaattcTTAAAAGTAAGAAAGAAATATTCTTACGGAAGTGCTTTTGTGAGCATGAGAGCTCATGTGAACAGTAAATCATCATAATAATAAAGATAAAAAAGTTCTATTTTCTAGGCAAGCATCGATGTGCATGCAAATTTTGTGATTGAATTACCTGCATGGATGTCTAGGGCAAATAAAACAAAATTGATGCTTCAAAACGCTTCTCAAAACAATATTTTTGGAGCATCAAAGTTTTAGTTTTGGATTATATTATTTTAATTTAAATTATTGTAGCATTGAAATATTTATCTTTCAAATGCTTAAGAGTTGTGCTATTTTATCTTTGACTGTTTTGAGTAGTCCTGGTATCGGAAAAACTAAAAGCAGACATTTTCCACGGACACGTTTGAACACGTCGAACGTCTCCATGGACATTTGGCGATGTCCGTCCTTGTTCACTCCGTGTATTGCTTTAGCCAAGTTATTAAAATCTACAACGTTTGACCAAGTTTATGAAAAAACAATTTGAAGTTAAAATCAAAACGTATATAATTTTAATAAAAGCTTATATGCGGGCAGACATGGCATTTAATTCTTGCAATTTATGGATTCTTTCTATTCCTGTGTTCTCCTATCCCGTCGTCCCAAACGCAAACCGGCCCTAAAAGTCCCACCTTTTTCCGGACAGGCTAGAAATGCCGCTGTCTCTCGTCTAGTCCCTAcagccgccgccaccgtcgccgttgccgtcgccgtcgccgtccccgCCGACCGACGGCTCAATCCCGCCAGCCTGCCCGCCGACGCCTCAGCCCCACTCCCAGCCGCCCCAATCACAcgccccgcgccgcccccgcccctcacgcgcgtcgccgccgccgccgcgggctcCGTTCTTCCTCGTCTGGACACCGCGCTCCCGCCGCCTCCGCTCCGCCCCGCCCACCCATTGGGTTTCCAGGTACGAGGTTTCCCCATCTTCATCCCGCGATTAAGTTCAATAGAAATCCCGCTGGACCTCACGGCCTGTGGCACACGCCGTCTAGATCCGCCGCCCCTGCAGTTGCTGTGAGGTGAGGAACGGCTTGTTATTAGCTACATAGTGGAGGAGTTTACCTCTGCATGTTTTATCTGAGTCATGTGCTGAGCCATGTTCATCAGCTTTTGCATGTGCTTTGTTTAGCCTCGCGGTTTTCTTTTTAACTTTCCCTGCCGATGCTTGAGTAGGTAGTTGCGATTGGGGTGGTTGCTTGTTCTCTTTGAAGCAATTTGTAGGTTTCTACTAATGGAAATTTTGGCAGCTGCCCTTTCATCAAAAAGGCTTGTTCGAGGAAATCCTAAACTGAACCCGCATGCCGGCCCCTGTTTCTGGATGAAGCCATGAAATTTTTGGAGCCATATCCCTACCCTTACATCCAGGAAATAGATGAACAACCCTCCACTGCTGATAGTTAATActtcctccgtcccataatataagagcgtttttgacactagcGTTTTTTACAggagtactccctccgttccgaattacttgtcttggatttgtctagatacggatgtatctagactcattttagtgtcagatacctccgtatctagacaaatccaagacaagtaattcagaacggagggagtagtagttaTCTTTGATGTTTGATAGTTTTATAAGTGTATAACCTGTAGATGCTTTTGCTGCAGAATGCTTCTTCATATTCAGATGATACCCTTAAGATGTTGTTTTTGTTGTGTGCCAGCTCTGTTATAAATCTTTGTTGTTTGCCAGCTCTGTTTATAACCTTTTGCAGTGCTTATTCTTAATTATTCCGAGGAAATCTTAGCCATTTCAAGTGACTGCTTCTGCGTATTGTTATTTCCAGCAGAAGTCGCGCTTCGCTCCTATGGCGGCATCTGACGAACAGCCTCAGAAGGACGAACATGATATGAAGGACGAACAACAGGCTGAGAAGGACGAAAAACAGGCTGAGAAGGAGTACGCTGATTTCGAGGCGAGGGTCAAGAGGACGATATACATCGACCACCTCTCCCCTCTGGTCACCAGCCAGGTTATCAAGGCGTCTCTCGCCCAGTGCGCCAACGTCGTCAACACGGAGTTCATCGAGAACTACACGATCCAGTACGAGATCCCCGCCGCTGCGTTGGTGGAGGTGGACAACGTGTCGCAGGCCCAGGCTGCTGTGGACCTGATGAACAACTTCCCTTTCATGATCGGCGGGATGCCCAGGCCTGTGAGGGCTGTCTTTGCAAAGCCCGAGATGTTTCCGGACCGCCCTAGGAAGCCTGGCTTGAAGATTGAGTTCAGCTGGGTAAAGCAAGGAGATCCGGGGTATGATGGGATGAATAAGCTCAAGGGCCTTATGAGGAGGCAAGAAGCAGAAAATATGGCACTCATCAAGGTGAAGTGGTTGTTTCTTTACTTCGTTACTGTTCTTATTATGTACTcactccgtcccaaaataagtgtctcaactctagtataactttgtactaaagttagtacaaagttgagacacttcttttgggacggagggagtacttgtaTGCCCACTACTAAGAAAAGCTGCAAATCTTTCTGCTTTACTTGTCTAAAATGAGAAAAACACTTGCTCAGGGAACAGGAGATGTCAAGCATATTTTGAGAATTTTGATGATGATGCTGCTCTTTAAAATGTGATACAGTTGCTTTAAACCTCATTTCTTCTGTATCCGAGCCATAATTTCATTAAActcttttcttctttttgttTCAGAATCAATTGGAAGAGGAGAAGGAGCTGGCGGCGCAGCAGCAGGAAACCCTGGGAGCAAGCAGCACCAAGTACGACATGCTCGAGAACCTCGTGAACAACGGGGAAATCACTAAACTCGCTCAGCATTATAAGGTCAAGCTGGGAGAAGACTGATAGGTTCCTGACGTTCAAGCTCCTCCCTCGTAGACTGACTGCAGTCACCAGTGCAAGCAGATTCTTGTTCTGCCCAGGGCATCCCCACTCACAGATGTGATGGTGTGATAGTGATAATCCATTGGCTAGTTCTCATCTTGTGGTGTGATGATGGTAATAAAGCATTGATTTGTTTGGTGCCGCCATGCCCTAGTTGTGGCCAGCTGCAAAGCAGCAGTTCCTTAGTGTAACAACAGTCGATACATTACGACCGTTTGATGGTACGCTTGGTGTATTAATAATCTTTGTATGACCTCCAAGCTTAGCTTGTCAGCAAGATGATCCAATGATGTCTGATATTGTCTCCTGCATTGCTTCAAACTTGCTTATCTGATATGTCGGTGCCCGCGGTTCAGTCCTGTCTGGCAGTTCTGCTGCTAGCTTGAGTTGTTTTATGTTGGTCCTGATGCCTGAAGGTGTGTTGTTGCTTGAAGCAGGAGGGAATCATGTCTCTGCCTTGTGTTCCCAGGAATGGACACAATGTCAGAGTCACAAGTGCCATGTTCCCAAGTCTTGGAACACAGGAAAAGGAGGTTCTGCCTGGCTGGCTGGAGAATCTGAGGAGGAAATGGCAAGAGGAAGCAAGGAAGCCATGGCAAGCAAGGTTTGTCCCTTCCTGGCATGCCTCACTGAACCTCCCTCTCACGTATTCTCTCCTTGTGTTAATTTTTTTACTCTAAATAATTATCTCGTCAGCTGTGTTGCTACCAGTAGTATATCTACCTACCTGTATACACCCATACACATCACCAGAGGTTTTTCACTGTTGTTGCTGCACCTGAATCTGCAATGGGTAGGTCCCCAGGGCCGAGGAGGGGAAGTGCCCTGCTTCTGCCTCtgtttctcatctgcttcttctcaGGTGCTACTCTTCACAATCAATTCTTTTCCTCTGCTTCATCTTCTCCTCTTGCTTTCTACTATTGCTGGGATGAGATTGTGTCAGGTTTTCTGACTGCTAGAATAGAATGGCATGCTTTGGAATCATCACCAGCCAGTTGGTGTACATCTATTCAGATTGCCTTGCACTCTGTTTTGAATGTACAGTGTAGAGTGTAGACCTTGTTTCAAATGTTGTCAGGACA contains:
- the LOC125540340 gene encoding uncharacterized protein LOC125540340, translated to MAASDEQPQKDEHDMKDEQQAEKDEKQAEKEYADFEARVKRTIYIDHLSPLVTSQVIKASLAQCANVVNTEFIENYTIQYEIPAAALVEVDNVSQAQAAVDLMNNFPFMIGGMPRPVRAVFAKPEMFPDRPRKPGLKIEFSWVKQGDPGYDGMNKLKGLMRRQEAENMALIKNQLEEEKELAAQQQETLGASSTKYDMLENLVNNGEITKLAQHYKVKLGED